In the genome of Microcoleus vaginatus PCC 9802, the window CAACTACTTTTCCCATAGGGGTGTTCCGGCTCCAATCTCTACAAAATTTTGGTGTTTTATCTGTGCGATAGTCTGGTTATTCAGGACTGCGATTTTACCTCGCGGTTTACGGGTAGTGAGTCCTGCTTTAATACAGTCTTCGATAGGGTGCTGATCTCTATACTGCGGGCGGTAGACCTTGCGATGAAGGGGTATTTACCGAACCTCTTGGGGGACGGTTGCATCCGTGAGGCTTGCACCGCTACAGTTGTTGACTGCTTTGCTTTTCTTTACTCTTCCCAATGTACGGTGTGCGATGGATTCGGGTATTGTGGCAAACCGTATACGTTGTGTTGTATTTGCCGTCTTATGTATATAAATTTTGTTTGGTTGGTAGGGGCGATCGGTTTTTTGGCTTCAAATCAGGTTTAATATCAATTCTGAAAAGGGACACGGCAATGCCCTGTCCCTATCAGTTTACTTCCAGGCTGTGCCTGGGAAGGAATATATTATTGAGGGAGAGCCTCCAGTCCGCCTCCTGGGAATCTCGGAAAATTCAAGAATTTTCCAGCTTTTAATTGCTATTTTTCACCGATCAGCAGAGCTGCCGGAAAGTAAGTCAGAGCTTCACCAATTGCCAACGTACCGTTACTTTCTACCGCCTGATTTGTAATTGCATCTTTCCAAACCGACGGCATTTGTTCGGATAATTTCAAATTAGTATCTTTCCAGACTTGTTTGCCGATCGGCATTTCTTCCGGTTTGACAATTCCCGTGAAAAACCGGGGAGCAATGACAATAACGGTAGTATCTTCAAAGCTTCTGGCAAAGGCAACAACATTATCTTTAAACGTGCCAACTGCTTCCAGGGGCAGATAATCGCCTGATTCAAAAACTTGCAAGTATTTTTTTCTCGCTTCTAGCGCTCTTGCCGTCAAAAATAACTTAATTCTCGCGTCTTCTCGCGTCGCAATCAAATCTTCAACCAGTTGCAAAATATCCGTCTGACCTTGCTCTTTAATTTCCCGCAAAACCTCGATTCTGCGCTCAAAATCAACGGGACGGCGGTTATCCGGATCAACGTGGCTTAAATCCCAGAATTCCGTCCCTTGATAAATGTCGGGAACGCCCGGAGCAGTTATTTTCAGCAGCGTTTGAGATAAAGAATTGAAAATTCCGTAATTAGCTACTTTTTGGCAGAAAGGTATAAATTTGTTGAGAAACTGATTTTGTTCCGAAGGTTCGAGAACGCTATCGATAAAGGTCATAAAACCAGTTTCGTAGTCGTTATCCGGTCTGAGCCAAGCCGTATAAACTTTGGCTTCGCGGACGGCTTTAATGGCATAATCTTTCAGGCGATCGACATAATCAGTGTTTTCAATTCCCTCAAATGGAAAACTGCCGATTAGAGTTTGGTACAAGAAGTATTCGTCGTTAGTATTGGGAACCATTCGATTCACAAAGTTGACTTTCTTAGAAGAGTTTAGCTCTCTCCAAGACTTGACTTGCTGTTCCCATTCATCGGGAATTTCGGACAAAACGTTAATTCGAGCTCGCACATCTTCGCCGCGTTTGGTATCGTGGGTAGCTGTAGCATTCATTTTGTGCGGCCAAGCGACTTGCTGCTGTTTGTTGAACTCGTGAAAATCTACCAGCGACACGCCGAACTGACTGGGGTTTCCTCCCACTTCGTTGAGGGATAAAAGCCGATAGTAGACGTATAAAAGCGTGTCTTCAACGCCTTTGGCCATCAAAGGCCCTGTCAACTGCTGGAGTTTCATTACAAAGTGCCGGCGCTGCTCTTTTTGTTCGGTTGTTAGGGTTTCTTCTTCTTCCAGCAACAGCACCGTTTCGATAAATTTAAGTTCCTTGAGGAGTCGCGGTACTTGTTCTTTCGCGTGAGCGATCGCATATTTTACGTAAGTGCGATCGGACTCTCTCAAACCCTCTTGATTGATGTAAGTTCGGTAGACGGGAAAAATCGTCAAAACCGCCGCCAATGCTTTTTCCAAACCGGGACGAGTAAAGTCATTTCCCTGTCTGGATTGACCCGAGATATTCTTCAAAAGTTGAGCTAGATTGTCTACATCTCCCGCCAAGTTTTTCTCAACAATCAGCCCTTTTTTATCTAAAAACAACTGTTCGTAGGGAACGGTCAAGCGAGTAAATCTCTGATATATTTCGCTAAATTGCTGCTCGCGATCGCATCGACAGAAAACGCCGTTTACGTAATTCAAAAAGTCGTAGCCGCTCGTTCCCTCAATCGGCCAATATGACGGCAAATCTTCTTCGTGTTCCAGAATTTTTTCCACAGTGATGTAAGTGTCTCCGGTTTTCTCCCGCAGCCGTTTCAAATATTCTGTGGGGTCGTACAGTCCGTCGATGTGGTCGATTCTCAATCCGGTAAACTTTCCCTCATCAACCATGTCGAATATCAGAGCATGGTTTTTGTGAAAAACTTTAATCTCTTCAACTTTTACCGAAATAAGTTCGTTTACCGTAAAAAACCTTCGGTAGTTAATTTCTTCGGCCCCAACTTTCCAGAAAGCCAGACGGTAAAACTGCTCGGAAAGCAATTCGTCTAGCAGATTAAAGCTTTCGGCATTGCCCTTTTCTCCGTTAAAAAAATTGATGTTTTCATCGATAAATTCCTGCACAAGGGGATTTTGATTGTAGAGTTCCCACAGCAGTCCTTTGACAAAAGCTATCTGATCGTATCTGGTTTTACCTTTAGTTTCTGAAGGTGTATTTTTAATCAAATAAAGAATCCCCAAAAACTTGATAAAATCAGGATGGCGTCTGCCTAATTCTCTGGCTAAATGCCCCAAATTATGACTGATAAATTTAGCATAAGATTCAATTCTTACTGGCAATTGTAAGCTATAATAATTGATGCTCAGCCCATTTTCGCTGTATTTGAGTTGAATCTCGCCATTTTCCAGACACTCTCCATAAAAATTGCCCAGCAGCGGAGCCAGCACTCGACCTCTGAGATGTTCGTAAGCGTGATTCCATTCAATATCGAAGTAATCGAAATAGTCGGAATCCGGGCCGTGTTCCAATACGTCTAACAGCAGCAAGTTTTGAGTGTCGTAAGCCATGTGGTTTGGGACAATATCTTGCAGCCATCCCATGTTCCGTTTCTTGATTTCGTATGTGAGGGCTTCAAAATTTTCTGATGTTCCCAATTCGGGATTGAGCTGATTTGAGTCAACGACATCGTATCCGTGAGAGCTGCCTTTTCTGGCTTTAAATATCGGTGAAGCGTAAACGTCGGTAATTCCTAAATCTTCCAGATAGCTAAGGATTTGTTTGGCGGCGTCAAAGTTAAAACCTGCATGAAATTGAAGCCGATAAGTAGTTGTGGGAATTCTCATCTTAATTTTACTCCTAATTAATTAGTTGGTTGGGTTTGTTGTTTAAAATTAGAAATAGCTGGTTGAGTGGAAAACGAACCCTCCGTTTCACTCCGCCCAAGCCCATCAATTTGAGATTTAAGTTTGAGATTTAAGTGAGATTTGAGATTGTTGCTCCCATCTAAAATCTCAAATCGCCAATCTGAAATCAGTTGTTGGGTTGAGCGGCAGCGAACCCTACGCTTCGCTCCGCCCAACCTACTATTTCTGTATTATTTCGTAAAGTGCGAAACTCTGGGGTTTAACAATCAATTCTTGCTCTGAAGTTATCTTTTCAGGCAAGCTAGAACCTGAACCCATCCATTTTTCATCAGCAGAGTCTAAAATTTTGTTCCAATTGCCTTGGGGAAGTGCAGCCGTAAAAGCTACCTCTTGCCTGTTGAAGTTTAGAATGCAGAAGATCTGGCTGTCATCTGTCCAGCGACGTAGAAATAAGATTTTTTCCGCTTCAATGCTGGACACTTCTAGACTGTTTTTGTCGAGTTTTTTAAGGGCTGGTATTGTCCGCCGCAGTTGAATCAAATGTTGGTGCCATTGCCAAAGGATTTTGTGTTTGCCTTCGGTTTGTTTTTCCCAGTTTAACTTACACTTATCGAAAGTCTCAGGACTCTGGGGGTCGTTAAACTCGCCTCGGCCTTCAAAGATTTTAAATTCTTGTTGTTTGTCTTTGCGGATAG includes:
- the treY gene encoding malto-oligosyltrehalose synthase; protein product: MRIPTTTYRLQFHAGFNFDAAKQILSYLEDLGITDVYASPIFKARKGSSHGYDVVDSNQLNPELGTSENFEALTYEIKKRNMGWLQDIVPNHMAYDTQNLLLLDVLEHGPDSDYFDYFDIEWNHAYEHLRGRVLAPLLGNFYGECLENGEIQLKYSENGLSINYYSLQLPVRIESYAKFISHNLGHLARELGRRHPDFIKFLGILYLIKNTPSETKGKTRYDQIAFVKGLLWELYNQNPLVQEFIDENINFFNGEKGNAESFNLLDELLSEQFYRLAFWKVGAEEINYRRFFTVNELISVKVEEIKVFHKNHALIFDMVDEGKFTGLRIDHIDGLYDPTEYLKRLREKTGDTYITVEKILEHEEDLPSYWPIEGTSGYDFLNYVNGVFCRCDREQQFSEIYQRFTRLTVPYEQLFLDKKGLIVEKNLAGDVDNLAQLLKNISGQSRQGNDFTRPGLEKALAAVLTIFPVYRTYINQEGLRESDRTYVKYAIAHAKEQVPRLLKELKFIETVLLLEEEETLTTEQKEQRRHFVMKLQQLTGPLMAKGVEDTLLYVYYRLLSLNEVGGNPSQFGVSLVDFHEFNKQQQVAWPHKMNATATHDTKRGEDVRARINVLSEIPDEWEQQVKSWRELNSSKKVNFVNRMVPNTNDEYFLYQTLIGSFPFEGIENTDYVDRLKDYAIKAVREAKVYTAWLRPDNDYETGFMTFIDSVLEPSEQNQFLNKFIPFCQKVANYGIFNSLSQTLLKITAPGVPDIYQGTEFWDLSHVDPDNRRPVDFERRIEVLREIKEQGQTDILQLVEDLIATREDARIKLFLTARALEARKKYLQVFESGDYLPLEAVGTFKDNVVAFARSFEDTTVIVIAPRFFTGIVKPEEMPIGKQVWKDTNLKLSEQMPSVWKDAITNQAVESNGTLAIGEALTYFPAALLIGEK